In Fibrobacter sp., a single genomic region encodes these proteins:
- a CDS encoding TonB family protein: MARFFYKCLGRFALMTAAALWAGCDNAEKKESVKEEPARDISSSSLLKKEIKDSKYLPKQESIVVQGTTVLYGTMPVVGDCLYGCHTPIGESKAKGLVKKLTERDLKFEGSLSGEQLSKIVCPRTQGLRHIYNKFLKKKPGFEGRLVLQLTIAPDGSITNAVVKSSITGYDDFDAEIKTAVSRWKFEKSDGITSVTIPFEFSESSDK, encoded by the coding sequence ATGGCTCGTTTCTTCTACAAATGCTTAGGCCGTTTTGCCCTTATGACTGCAGCCGCCCTGTGGGCTGGTTGCGACAATGCTGAGAAGAAAGAATCTGTAAAGGAGGAGCCTGCAAGGGACATTTCTTCTAGCTCCTTGCTGAAAAAAGAAATCAAGGATTCCAAGTATCTTCCTAAACAAGAAAGTATTGTTGTCCAGGGAACTACCGTTCTCTACGGAACGATGCCTGTTGTTGGGGATTGTCTTTATGGTTGTCATACACCGATTGGCGAATCAAAAGCGAAAGGGCTAGTGAAGAAATTGACTGAACGGGATCTTAAATTTGAGGGATCTCTTTCTGGTGAGCAACTATCTAAAATTGTATGTCCACGAACACAAGGCCTTCGCCATATCTACAATAAGTTCTTAAAAAAGAAGCCTGGATTTGAAGGTCGCTTGGTGTTGCAGCTGACCATTGCTCCTGACGGCTCGATAACCAATGCTGTCGTAAAATCATCAATCACTGGTTATGACGATTTTGACGCAGAAATAAAGACGGCTGTAAGTCGTTGGAAATTTGAAAAATCCGACGGAATCACCTCTGTGACCATTCCGTTTGAATTTTCGGAATCGTCGGATAAATAG
- the uvrA gene encoding excinuclease ABC subunit UvrA produces the protein MTKSIDIRDAHEHNLRHVSLNIPRDSIVVVTGVSGSGKSSLAFDTVFQEGQRRFVESLSAYARQFIGRMKHPEVESVRGISPTISIDQKTVNRNPRSTVGTVVEILDHYRLLFARLGVPHCPECGRVIQAQTVDQIVDNLYAGDGEVNGVPRQVTVMAPIVQERKGEYRKELAELKENGFVRVRVDGEIYRIDEVPQLVRYEKHTIEAVIDRLTLERKNMSRLREALEGALKLTEGKLVSFLFAAVPGASGAAGAEEYRLQGTLLACPKCGVSIPELEPRFFSFNDPKGRCPVCKGMGESCEFDIDLVIPDKTLSLKQGALAIQKKDTGTLLFSDYGWRNLRTIANEMHFTLDTPWNKLKPAQQQAVLHGTPSGSERGVLDIVQELWNMWHIFHFRKFMKIDVCPECKGSRINRTANAVDFHGHNLTEMTEWSVEQSVEFFNKLNLSEKELRIGREILKEIRGRLGFLNAVGLGYLNISRKASTLSGGEAQRIRLASAVGAGLQGVLYVMDEPSIGLHPRDNDKLLGMLDHLRAQGNSLIVVEHDEDTMRHADYVIDVGPGAGVEGGGIIAAGPVEELEKNKDSLTGAYLSGCKAIEVPKQRKKIDKDTPKLKICGAAENNLKNIDVEIPLDGALTVVTGVSGSGKSTLVNQILRKELARVFFNSEEPVGKFDHLEGVENIDKVIEIDQTPIGRTPRSNPATYTKIWDDIRDLFAGMEESKIRGYTKSRFSFNVKGGRCDACEGAGVKEIDMHILPSVQVTCEVCNGKRFNDATREVYFKGKNVSEILDMSISDAAEFFKDQPRISAPLNLLCEVGLGYLTLGQPSTTLSGGEAQRIKIASELRRPGTGKTLYLLDEPTTGLHFEDIRKLMDCLNRLRSLGNSIVIIEHNLDVIKCADWIIDLGPDAGVHGGRVIAAGTPEQIAKSKKSETGRYLAPILARARNGYKPISNLMGSLAENKARYDASSAKMASAMKKMGSNSDGPSLDIEVRGARKHNLKNIDVTIPRHKLTVVTGVSGSGKSSLAFHTLFSEGQRRFVETLSTYARRFLGRPDRGSIDSISGLAPAIAIDQKSASKSPRSTVATLTEIYDYFRIFWSRVGTPHCLHCGKPVDSYAAGDLMQLAFDRDLNKMVTVLAPFEVKDILKLSKILTEKGYRKVYMGDKLVELPLPKIPTREKQVLAVVDQVVVKEENRARLVEAFERGYRDGNGILFVDCEGEERLSASEKPGCPDCGWYMDSALNPKHFSFNTHWGACETCLGLGHFKDGKVCPDCKGERLKPEYLAVRIGGNSGKNVRDNSCDKSRGKQGDGMNIMDVHHMSIDEARDWFANVKFDGEKNGAGKAKIAEPLLREIIGRLDFLKSVGLGYIGLDRSGDTLSGGESQRIRLASQIGSGLEGVLYVLDEPTVGLHESDTAKLLDTLYRLRDLGNTLVVVEHDMNMMEAADHIIDMGPAAGEFGGEVVAEGSPAALSKPYALQQFPRSETVKYLTRNIPMANEVAAVPITENTEFYEFKNLSKNNLKNLSVKFPKGAVSVVCGVSGSGKSSLVMDEIYPALKRKFQARGKKKESGEVLLVDQSPISGTPRSTPASFTGVFDDIRKLFAKLEQSKIKGFDYGRFSYNLARGRCPACEGRGAISVEMHFLSDVWEVCDACGGKRYNQETLTVTFKGKNIADVLDMRVAEACEFFKDQPKILPKLEALRDVGLPYVKLGQPVTTLSGGENQRLKLAAELSRKNAKETVYLLDEPTTGLHLKDIQILWNLLRRLSARGDTVIVIEHHPDIIRLADWKMELGPVGGGNGGHLLQMGAND, from the coding sequence ATGACAAAGTCCATTGATATTCGCGACGCCCACGAGCATAACCTTCGCCATGTTAGCCTGAACATTCCCCGTGATTCCATTGTGGTGGTGACGGGCGTTTCGGGCTCCGGCAAGAGTAGCCTTGCCTTCGATACGGTTTTCCAGGAAGGCCAGCGCCGTTTTGTGGAATCTCTTTCTGCTTACGCCCGTCAGTTCATTGGCCGCATGAAGCATCCGGAGGTTGAAAGCGTTCGCGGAATTTCGCCCACTATTTCCATCGACCAGAAGACGGTGAACCGCAATCCCCGCAGTACGGTGGGTACGGTGGTTGAGATTTTGGACCATTACCGCTTGCTGTTCGCCCGACTTGGAGTGCCTCACTGCCCGGAATGCGGTCGCGTGATCCAAGCTCAGACGGTGGACCAGATTGTAGACAACCTTTATGCCGGCGATGGCGAAGTCAACGGTGTTCCCCGTCAGGTGACAGTGATGGCGCCCATTGTGCAGGAACGTAAGGGCGAATACCGTAAGGAACTGGCGGAACTGAAGGAAAATGGTTTTGTCCGCGTCCGTGTGGATGGTGAAATTTACCGCATCGACGAAGTTCCCCAGCTGGTGCGTTACGAGAAGCACACCATCGAGGCGGTGATCGACCGCCTGACCTTGGAACGTAAGAACATGAGTCGCTTGCGTGAAGCCTTGGAAGGGGCACTCAAGCTGACCGAAGGTAAGCTGGTAAGCTTCCTGTTTGCTGCGGTGCCTGGCGCGTCGGGTGCCGCCGGTGCCGAGGAATACCGCCTGCAGGGTACGCTTTTGGCTTGCCCCAAGTGCGGCGTTTCCATTCCGGAACTGGAACCGCGATTCTTCAGCTTTAACGATCCCAAGGGCCGCTGCCCGGTGTGCAAGGGCATGGGCGAAAGCTGCGAGTTTGATATCGACTTGGTGATTCCCGACAAGACCTTGTCCTTGAAGCAGGGGGCCTTGGCAATCCAGAAGAAGGATACGGGAACCTTGCTGTTTAGCGATTACGGCTGGCGTAACCTGCGCACCATCGCCAACGAAATGCACTTCACCTTGGACACTCCCTGGAACAAACTGAAACCGGCTCAGCAGCAGGCAGTTCTCCATGGTACGCCCAGCGGCAGTGAACGGGGTGTTCTTGATATTGTCCAGGAACTTTGGAACATGTGGCACATCTTCCACTTCCGCAAGTTCATGAAGATTGACGTGTGCCCGGAATGCAAGGGCTCCCGCATTAACCGTACCGCAAACGCTGTGGATTTCCATGGCCATAACCTGACCGAGATGACGGAATGGTCCGTGGAGCAGTCGGTGGAATTTTTCAACAAGCTGAACCTGAGCGAGAAGGAACTGCGTATCGGTCGCGAAATCCTGAAGGAAATCCGAGGCCGTCTGGGGTTCTTGAACGCGGTGGGCCTTGGCTACCTGAACATTTCCCGAAAGGCATCCACATTGAGTGGCGGCGAAGCCCAGCGAATCCGCTTGGCTAGTGCGGTGGGCGCCGGACTTCAGGGTGTGCTTTACGTGATGGACGAACCTAGCATCGGCTTGCATCCTCGTGACAACGACAAGCTGCTTGGAATGCTGGACCATTTGCGTGCCCAGGGCAACAGCCTTATTGTGGTGGAACACGACGAAGACACCATGCGTCATGCGGATTACGTGATTGACGTGGGTCCTGGTGCAGGTGTAGAAGGCGGTGGAATTATTGCCGCAGGCCCTGTGGAAGAACTGGAAAAGAACAAGGATTCCTTGACGGGCGCTTACCTTAGCGGGTGTAAGGCAATCGAGGTTCCCAAGCAGCGCAAGAAAATCGACAAGGATACTCCCAAGTTAAAGATTTGCGGAGCTGCCGAGAACAACCTGAAGAACATTGACGTGGAGATTCCCCTGGATGGCGCCTTGACTGTGGTGACCGGTGTTTCGGGCTCCGGCAAGAGTACGCTGGTGAATCAGATTCTCCGTAAGGAACTGGCCCGCGTGTTCTTCAATTCCGAGGAACCGGTGGGCAAGTTCGACCACCTGGAAGGCGTTGAGAATATCGACAAGGTCATTGAAATCGACCAGACGCCTATTGGCCGCACTCCCCGTAGTAATCCCGCCACTTACACCAAGATCTGGGACGATATCCGCGACTTGTTCGCCGGCATGGAAGAAAGTAAGATTCGCGGTTATACCAAGAGCCGTTTCAGCTTTAACGTGAAGGGCGGTCGCTGCGATGCCTGCGAAGGCGCCGGCGTAAAAGAAATTGACATGCACATTTTGCCCAGTGTGCAGGTGACTTGCGAAGTCTGTAACGGCAAGCGTTTTAACGACGCCACCCGCGAAGTTTACTTTAAGGGCAAGAACGTTTCTGAAATTCTGGACATGAGCATTAGCGATGCTGCGGAATTCTTCAAGGACCAGCCCCGCATTTCTGCACCTCTGAACCTGCTTTGCGAAGTGGGCCTGGGCTACCTGACTTTGGGCCAGCCCTCTACCACCTTGAGCGGCGGCGAAGCCCAACGAATCAAGATTGCATCGGAACTTCGTAGGCCTGGAACGGGCAAGACCTTGTACCTGCTGGACGAACCTACCACAGGTTTGCATTTCGAGGATATCCGCAAGTTGATGGATTGCCTGAATCGTTTGCGCAGCCTGGGCAACAGCATTGTGATTATTGAACACAATCTGGATGTGATCAAGTGCGCCGACTGGATTATTGACTTGGGCCCCGACGCTGGCGTGCATGGTGGCCGCGTTATTGCCGCAGGAACTCCGGAACAGATTGCAAAGAGCAAGAAGTCTGAAACCGGCCGCTATCTGGCTCCTATTTTGGCACGCGCCCGCAACGGTTACAAGCCTATTTCCAACTTGATGGGAAGCCTTGCCGAAAACAAGGCCCGTTATGACGCATCTTCGGCAAAGATGGCTTCTGCCATGAAGAAGATGGGGAGCAATAGCGACGGCCCGTCCCTGGATATTGAAGTTCGCGGCGCCCGCAAGCACAATCTGAAGAATATTGACGTTACCATTCCCCGCCATAAGCTGACGGTGGTGACCGGTGTCTCGGGCTCCGGCAAGAGCAGCCTTGCGTTCCATACGTTGTTTAGCGAAGGCCAGAGGCGCTTTGTGGAAACCTTGAGTACCTACGCTCGTCGATTCCTGGGTCGCCCGGACCGCGGTAGCATTGATTCTATTTCGGGCTTGGCTCCGGCAATTGCCATTGACCAGAAGTCTGCCAGCAAGAGCCCCCGCAGTACGGTGGCGACGCTTACCGAAATCTACGACTACTTCCGTATTTTCTGGTCCCGCGTGGGTACGCCCCACTGCCTTCATTGCGGTAAGCCTGTGGACTCCTACGCTGCCGGCGACTTGATGCAGCTTGCCTTTGACAGAGACCTGAACAAGATGGTGACGGTGCTTGCTCCTTTTGAAGTCAAGGACATCCTGAAACTGTCCAAGATCCTGACGGAAAAGGGATACCGCAAGGTGTACATGGGCGATAAGCTTGTGGAACTGCCGCTGCCCAAGATTCCTACCCGCGAAAAGCAGGTGTTGGCTGTTGTGGACCAGGTGGTGGTGAAGGAAGAAAACCGCGCCCGCCTGGTGGAAGCCTTTGAACGAGGCTACCGCGACGGTAACGGAATTTTGTTTGTGGACTGTGAAGGTGAAGAACGTTTGTCTGCCAGCGAAAAGCCGGGCTGCCCCGATTGTGGCTGGTACATGGATAGCGCCTTGAATCCGAAACACTTCAGTTTCAATACCCACTGGGGCGCCTGCGAAACTTGCCTTGGCTTGGGGCACTTTAAGGATGGAAAGGTTTGCCCTGATTGTAAGGGGGAACGCCTGAAGCCTGAATACCTGGCGGTTCGCATCGGCGGAAATTCCGGTAAGAATGTACGTGATAATTCCTGCGATAAAAGTCGCGGCAAGCAGGGTGATGGAATGAACATTATGGATGTCCATCACATGAGTATTGACGAGGCCCGTGACTGGTTTGCCAATGTGAAGTTCGATGGCGAAAAGAACGGGGCGGGGAAGGCGAAGATTGCGGAACCCCTCCTTCGTGAAATCATCGGTCGCTTGGATTTCTTGAAGAGCGTGGGCTTGGGCTACATTGGCCTGGATCGCTCCGGCGACACCTTGAGCGGTGGCGAGTCCCAACGTATTCGTTTGGCTAGCCAGATCGGTAGCGGCCTGGAAGGGGTGCTGTATGTTCTGGATGAGCCTACGGTTGGCCTCCACGAAAGCGATACCGCAAAGCTTCTGGATACATTGTACCGCCTGAGGGACTTGGGCAATACCCTGGTGGTGGTGGAGCACGATATGAACATGATGGAGGCGGCCGACCATATCATCGATATGGGCCCCGCCGCCGGAGAATTCGGCGGCGAGGTGGTAGCCGAGGGCTCCCCGGCCGCATTGTCGAAGCCTTATGCGCTCCAGCAGTTCCCTCGTAGCGAAACGGTGAAGTACTTGACCCGAAACATCCCCATGGCCAATGAGGTTGCCGCAGTTCCCATTACCGAAAATACGGAATTCTACGAATTCAAGAATCTTTCCAAGAACAACCTTAAGAATTTGTCTGTAAAATTCCCCAAGGGCGCTGTCAGCGTGGTTTGCGGTGTATCCGGTTCCGGCAAGAGTTCCCTGGTCATGGATGAAATCTATCCGGCGTTAAAGCGCAAGTTTCAGGCCCGAGGTAAGAAGAAGGAATCCGGCGAGGTCCTGCTGGTGGACCAGAGCCCTATTTCGGGAACACCCCGCAGTACCCCTGCCAGTTTTACCGGCGTCTTTGACGATATCCGCAAGCTCTTTGCCAAGCTGGAACAGTCCAAGATCAAGGGCTTTGACTATGGCCGCTTCAGCTATAACCTGGCTCGAGGTCGCTGCCCCGCCTGCGAAGGCCGTGGCGCCATCTCCGTAGAAATGCACTTCCTTTCTGACGTGTGGGAAGTCTGTGACGCCTGTGGCGGTAAGCGCTACAACCAGGAAACTTTGACGGTGACCTTCAAGGGCAAGAATATTGCCGACGTGCTGGACATGCGCGTTGCCGAAGCCTGCGAGTTCTTCAAGGACCAGCCTAAGATTCTGCCCAAGCTTGAAGCCCTTCGCGATGTGGGCCTGCCCTATGTTAAGCTGGGCCAGCCCGTGACCACATTGAGCGGCGGTGAAAACCAGCGCCTGAAACTGGCTGCAGAGCTTTCCCGCAAGAACGCCAAGGAAACGGTCTATCTTCTGGATGAACCTACCACGGGTCTCCACTTGAAGGATATCCAGATTCTTTGGAACCTTTTGCGTCGTCTTTCTGCCCGCGGAGACACGGTTATCGTCATTGAGCATCACCCGGATATTATCCGCCTTGCCGACTGGAAGATGGAATTGGGCCCCGTAGGCGGTGGAAATGGCGGACATTTGCTCCAAATGGGGGCGAATGACTAG
- a CDS encoding diguanylate cyclase: MNDSLILRFSRSIIFKSILMLTISMSLVVTGGIYIFAKKQMDLMLEWSFNNNEAQLGQIAATASNEMKQFGDRLSLLAKTSEIQSMDPTTAASYLKSYNISSLFISGENISIYDRQGQFICDNSMVGVVSDSKYPIDFSRITPHRPYITPWFRSSNESAPERLFGINISNRAVGDGSLIASFTLRRLWKNFADNKIGKNGFIVAINTQGEILYHPDLKRWLTGIHKITELGLEKLDPRNFNVKKAEFIKLSDDNFYLVNYAYDPNYDFGIFTFQPKSEIDGLVASVQQGSLVILFAAIVIILGVATWMFFMLGLPLNRLTYHIRRITEGEMDVEQIHVGRRKDEIGMLSKAFNLMHSTIQRQLRELNAHRNMLEQEVKERTQELELANKKLDLISRTDELTSLPNRRDMNETVVNEMERSQRTHKPFCFIFIDIDHFKAINDTYGHACGDVVLRSVAQTIRGLLRKYDVLARYGGEEFLTLLPETDLDGAKVVAERFRHQIETMSVHYANHIINVTVTLGVARFDHKLGADRSIQLADKALYQGKEGGRNQVVIWNPEWVTEADYEAAAIEMAEAKKVSDTQAMEMIREPAKTTDSNDPSPFKEST, from the coding sequence ATGAACGATTCTTTGATCCTAAGATTTTCAAGAAGTATTATTTTCAAGTCCATCTTGATGCTTACCATCAGCATGAGTCTGGTGGTTACAGGCGGCATTTACATTTTCGCCAAAAAACAAATGGACCTCATGTTGGAATGGAGCTTCAACAACAACGAAGCACAGCTTGGTCAAATCGCCGCAACCGCAAGCAACGAAATGAAGCAGTTTGGCGACAGGCTTTCCCTTTTGGCCAAGACTTCTGAAATCCAGAGCATGGACCCGACCACCGCCGCCAGTTACCTGAAAAGTTACAACATATCCTCTCTTTTCATTTCTGGCGAAAACATCTCCATCTACGACAGGCAAGGCCAGTTCATCTGCGATAATTCCATGGTGGGAGTCGTATCCGACTCAAAATACCCTATTGATTTTTCACGCATTACACCGCATCGTCCGTACATCACTCCGTGGTTCAGAAGCAGCAATGAATCCGCCCCGGAAAGACTCTTCGGAATCAATATTTCCAACCGTGCCGTTGGCGACGGAAGCCTTATCGCCAGTTTCACACTACGCAGATTGTGGAAGAACTTTGCCGACAACAAAATCGGCAAGAACGGCTTTATCGTAGCAATCAATACCCAGGGAGAAATCCTTTACCACCCCGACCTGAAGCGCTGGCTCACCGGAATCCATAAAATCACCGAGCTGGGTCTGGAAAAACTGGATCCTCGAAACTTCAATGTAAAGAAGGCGGAATTCATTAAGCTTTCTGACGACAACTTCTACCTGGTCAACTACGCCTACGACCCCAACTACGATTTCGGTATTTTCACCTTCCAGCCCAAAAGCGAAATCGACGGCTTAGTGGCGTCCGTACAGCAGGGAAGCCTGGTCATTCTGTTTGCGGCAATCGTCATTATTCTTGGCGTTGCCACATGGATGTTCTTTATGCTAGGTCTTCCGCTGAATCGTCTAACCTACCACATCCGCCGAATCACCGAAGGCGAAATGGATGTAGAACAGATTCATGTGGGCCGCCGTAAGGACGAAATCGGAATGCTGTCAAAGGCATTCAACCTGATGCACAGCACCATCCAAAGGCAACTCCGTGAGCTGAACGCCCACAGGAACATGCTAGAACAGGAAGTGAAGGAACGTACCCAGGAACTCGAACTTGCAAACAAGAAACTGGACCTTATATCCAGAACCGACGAACTGACAAGCCTTCCCAATCGTCGAGACATGAACGAAACCGTCGTCAACGAAATGGAACGCAGCCAGCGAACTCACAAGCCGTTCTGCTTTATCTTTATCGACATTGACCATTTCAAGGCAATCAACGACACCTACGGTCATGCCTGCGGCGACGTTGTCCTTAGGTCCGTGGCGCAAACTATTCGAGGACTGCTGCGTAAGTACGATGTTCTGGCCCGTTACGGTGGTGAAGAATTCCTGACCCTATTGCCCGAAACCGATCTTGACGGAGCAAAGGTTGTTGCAGAACGTTTCCGCCATCAAATCGAGACCATGTCCGTCCATTACGCCAACCACATCATCAACGTAACCGTCACTTTGGGTGTGGCCAGGTTTGACCACAAGCTGGGAGCAGACCGAAGCATCCAGCTGGCAGACAAGGCCCTGTACCAGGGCAAGGAAGGTGGACGTAACCAGGTGGTCATCTGGAATCCTGAATGGGTTACAGAAGCCGATTACGAAGCCGCAGCCATCGAGATGGCCGAGGCCAAAAAGGTTAGCGACACCCAGGCAATGGAAATGATTCGCGAGCCCGCAAAAACGACCGACAGCAACGACCCGTCTCCCTTTAAGGAATCGACTTAG
- a CDS encoding HAD-IA family hydrolase — translation MNFNAEKTPLSEIKALIAQKELFIFDLDGTMFNSLGDLAPAVNYALRQFGIQEISKDNVRSCIGNGSRNLIRRSVASGIMYGAGKTAGEPIASENRPLPCHPERSVAESINETRNFSSLVELGSKEQDLAIDEIKHLDVRDKEAVAAILEGAGFDEAKVDEVLKTYSGYYWEHCTEETVPYEGVLEFIDWICESNGRDEGAGNSSGRKIAAMLTNKPVLPAKKILEKFGLLSRTAQNNKISYYLCGDTTPERKPGPGGIYAILKELNVAPEKAVMIGDDTPDVMAAKNAGIDSIICLEGFGRPENLLPLEPKYTIRHIKDLMKLV, via the coding sequence ATGAATTTTAATGCCGAAAAAACGCCTCTCTCAGAAATCAAGGCTTTAATTGCCCAAAAGGAACTGTTCATTTTTGACCTGGACGGTACCATGTTCAACAGCCTGGGGGATTTGGCTCCGGCAGTGAATTACGCCTTAAGGCAGTTCGGTATTCAAGAAATTTCCAAGGACAACGTGAGAAGTTGCATCGGGAACGGCTCCAGGAATCTGATTCGCAGGTCCGTGGCATCGGGCATTATGTACGGCGCAGGCAAGACCGCCGGCGAACCCATAGCAAGTGAGAATCGTCCCCTCCCGTGTCATCCTGAGCGGAGCGTAGCGGAGTCGATAAATGAAACTAGGAACTTTAGTTCCTTAGTTGAATTAGGTTCGAAGGAGCAGGATCTAGCCATCGACGAAATCAAGCATCTAGACGTCCGCGATAAGGAAGCCGTCGCCGCCATTTTGGAAGGCGCTGGCTTTGACGAAGCCAAGGTTGACGAGGTCCTGAAAACTTACTCCGGCTATTACTGGGAACACTGCACCGAAGAAACGGTGCCTTACGAAGGTGTCCTGGAATTTATCGACTGGATTTGCGAAAGTAACGGCCGCGACGAGGGTGCCGGCAATTCGTCGGGTCGCAAGATCGCAGCCATGCTGACCAACAAGCCTGTTTTACCTGCAAAAAAGATCTTGGAAAAATTTGGACTGCTGAGCAGGACCGCGCAGAACAACAAGATTTCCTACTACCTTTGCGGCGACACCACACCGGAACGCAAGCCTGGCCCCGGCGGCATCTACGCCATTTTGAAGGAGCTGAATGTCGCTCCCGAAAAGGCCGTGATGATCGGCGACGACACTCCGGATGTGATGGCAGCCAAGAACGCCGGCATCGACAGCATTATTTGCCTGGAAGGTTTTGGCCGTCCCGAAAATCTTTTGCCCTTAGAGCCCAAATACACCATCAGGCATATCAAGGATTTGATGAAGTTGGTTTAA
- a CDS encoding extracellular solute-binding protein: MSGWFNKSFCGKFSFSASLLATLLATSSFAAPKPLTMWIMPNGASPQEKLEQRLEIFTKQTGIPTKVQVLDWGEAWNRINVALEGKQEAPDVLQLGTTWIPYFASKKVIKPLNSWLPEIDSTRFVPVSWNTTHIDGDSTIYSVPWFIDIRPILANKRIFKEHGFTKESVSTYRGFINAIKKVNAANESLDDGTKIHGYAFPGKSDWNIPHNFAPWVWSNGGSFVKKDENGKWHASILSEETLLGIGSYLHFVMDSLVLPEVLQTNTAQVAQQFNNGELAFILNTSEIVMQTRFEGSMGGLSNARIGSDSVLVIPIPKGANGSVSFIGGSNLAIPANNNRPEAKDLILFLVNDENLDAYTQQIGLLPSSKSVLAEWSKDDDYRELVAALETGRTYATIPEWGTLEQLLVSMFSTVWELMEIPSLYSTEKLYEIFKQYSIEIDKALNYPTNNMMTLAEFEDTWKDIFDNKIHSNMNPTQNDSSTAEPSIVSNNLSKAPFVFLFMVLMGFVFNFRRKSKK, translated from the coding sequence ATGTCGGGTTGGTTTAATAAGAGTTTTTGTGGAAAGTTTTCTTTCTCAGCTTCCCTTTTGGCGACGCTTCTCGCAACGTCTTCCTTTGCCGCGCCCAAGCCGCTCACCATGTGGATCATGCCCAACGGCGCATCTCCTCAAGAAAAACTGGAACAGCGCCTAGAAATTTTCACGAAGCAAACCGGCATTCCTACCAAGGTCCAGGTTTTGGACTGGGGCGAAGCTTGGAATAGAATCAACGTGGCCCTCGAAGGCAAGCAGGAAGCACCCGATGTTCTCCAGCTAGGCACCACCTGGATTCCCTATTTCGCATCAAAAAAAGTTATCAAGCCACTCAACAGCTGGCTTCCAGAAATCGATTCCACCAGATTTGTTCCCGTAAGCTGGAATACGACCCATATCGACGGCGACTCCACCATCTATTCCGTCCCCTGGTTCATCGACATCCGTCCGATTCTTGCCAACAAGCGTATCTTCAAGGAACACGGCTTTACAAAGGAATCCGTTTCCACCTACAGGGGCTTCATCAACGCAATCAAAAAGGTTAACGCCGCCAACGAAAGTCTAGATGACGGCACCAAGATTCACGGTTACGCCTTCCCTGGCAAAAGCGACTGGAACATTCCTCACAATTTTGCTCCTTGGGTGTGGAGTAACGGCGGCTCCTTTGTAAAGAAAGACGAAAATGGCAAATGGCATGCCAGCATCCTTTCTGAGGAAACATTGTTAGGTATCGGCAGTTACCTGCATTTCGTCATGGACAGCCTGGTACTCCCGGAAGTCTTGCAAACAAACACCGCACAAGTCGCCCAGCAATTCAATAACGGCGAACTGGCTTTCATTCTTAACACGTCTGAAATCGTCATGCAGACCCGTTTCGAGGGTTCCATGGGCGGTCTCTCCAACGCACGCATTGGCAGCGACAGTGTTTTGGTCATTCCCATTCCCAAGGGTGCCAACGGCAGTGTCAGCTTTATCGGCGGTAGCAATCTCGCCATTCCTGCAAACAACAACAGGCCCGAAGCAAAGGATCTCATCCTGTTCCTAGTCAATGACGAGAACCTTGATGCCTACACCCAGCAGATTGGTCTGCTCCCCTCGAGCAAGAGCGTTTTGGCCGAATGGTCCAAGGATGACGATTACCGCGAACTGGTCGCGGCTCTAGAAACAGGCAGGACCTATGCAACCATTCCCGAATGGGGTACCTTGGAACAGTTGCTCGTATCCATGTTCAGTACTGTTTGGGAACTGATGGAAATCCCGTCTCTTTACTCCACAGAAAAACTGTACGAAATTTTCAAGCAATACAGTATCGAAATCGACAAGGCGCTTAACTATCCCACAAACAACATGATGACCCTGGCCGAATTCGAGGACACTTGGAAGGACATCTTTGACAACAAGATTCATTCAAACATGAATCCCACCCAAAATGATTCCAGTACAGCGGAGCCCAGCATTGTTAGCAACAATCTGTCCAAGGCCCCCTTTGTATTCCTGTTCATGGTGCTTATGGGCTTTGTGTTCAACTTTAGGCGAAAGAGCAAGAAGTAA
- a CDS encoding DUF3332 domain-containing protein, which yields MKKGIITLLAAGMIVLTGCYGKNACFNKIHDWNGTLGDKWINSIVHFFLMVFPVYGIALGLVDGLVLNTVEFWTGSNPLAAGDTYYEKDAQGNEIAAVKNADGSMSVEVTTAAGEKATMTLERDENVVRALDAQGNLVAQYDIAK from the coding sequence ATGAAAAAAGGTATCATTACCCTTCTCGCAGCTGGCATGATCGTCCTCACCGGTTGCTATGGCAAGAACGCTTGCTTCAACAAGATTCATGACTGGAACGGCACCCTCGGTGACAAGTGGATCAACTCCATCGTTCACTTCTTCCTGATGGTTTTCCCGGTTTACGGCATTGCCCTCGGTCTCGTTGACGGCCTCGTTCTCAACACTGTTGAATTCTGGACCGGTTCCAACCCCCTCGCTGCTGGCGACACCTACTATGAAAAGGACGCTCAGGGCAACGAAATCGCAGCTGTTAAGAACGCTGACGGTTCTATGTCCGTTGAAGTGACCACCGCTGCTGGCGAAAAGGCTACCATGACTCTCGAACGCGACGAAAACGTTGTTCGCGCTCTCGACGCTCAGGGCAACCTCGTTGCTCAGTACGACATTGCTAAGTAA